TGCCCAACCAATAATATACTACTTTTCGTTTTTCCTGTATGGCAGGATTAGAAAACTCGTTTACCACCCTGGCATGGGGAAACTGCTTCTCAATTTTTCGAAAGGCACTTTCTACGTTAAAAGAAGTATCCTTCGGATAGTTGAAATCAGTTTGCTGAGCAAAGATTGCTAGCGGCAGAACCAACAATATGAATATTAAGAAGCGCATTTTATTGGATAAAATCTGCCTGTTCAACCAATAAAGCTTTAAAATCATCCATTGAACTTACGCCCGATGCATCCTGCTCCCATGCTGCACCAAAGTAATAGTGCAACTCTTTGTTTTCTGGTTTCATTACCAGCACCTCGCTGTATGAATCGCTGGTGTGCTCAATCAACTGATCGGTTTTAACAAACACGCACATCCCCAACTTATCGTTTTGTAAGGTTTGTACACCAAAGCTTGCCAAACAGGTCCAGCCTTCCTTTATATCAGTAAATACCTTTACTTCAGTATTGTCGTGTTTTACAATGCCACTGGCCAAATTCGGCAAGGTCTCAGAAAGCGTGTGCGTGTATCGTGTCAGGTAACTTCCGGCCTCTATAGCAAGGGTAGATTGTAAAGTAGTTTTGGTATTGTTTATTTCCCAGCCATAGTAAGTAATGGCTACCTCCGATTTGGTTTCGTCGTTTTTTACTTTGGCAAACAAACTATCCGTTTTCTCCACACCAATGGCTTTTTCTCCATCCCAGAATGCTACAGATCCCATGCCTAATGACGATCCAACTTTTAATACATCAACACCCCAGTCGGCTACTTCATGATATGAATCGAAACCATCAAGCCCCACCGAATGCAATACAGTTGTATCGGTTTTCTTGCCAAAAATATCAATGGCATTACGCCAATCGAGATAAATACGGTAAGCTATTTTATCCGATTCCCAACCGGGTCCTTCAAACTGAATATCAAAAGAATGATCGGTATGTTTTTCGTCAACATTCAATTGGCTAACCGATTTAAAACTACCTCCCTGATATTCATATTGTTCGTTTCCATTATTTTTGGTTACCCACTTCCACTCGCCACCTTCTTTAAGGCCAATGTAGGCTTGTGTTTTCTTAACTTCCAGGGGAGCTGAAGCAATATTTTTTTCTTTTGATTTTGGATTGGTACAGGCCGTTACAATTACAACCAGTAATGTAATTATCAAGCTTAAGTTTTTCATCTTTTTGTTACTTATTTATTCAATTCAATTGCTGCAAGAATTACAGGTGCAACACCCTTTTGGTCGTTGTCTACTTTTTTCTCGGTAACGTAATAATCGTAATCGGCTTCGCGATATGGGTTCCCCCCCAGGCCACAAGCCCCACAGGTATTTTTTAAAACAACAAACCCCGCGTCATCTGTTTCAACCAGATTTTTGGTTAGTGAATCAAATGATTGATTAGCAATTTCGAGGTATTTTTCAGGTAGCCATTCATTTTTTGCTCCTTTCGCAAAGGCATAAATAATCATTGCCGAACCTGATGCTTCAAGGTAATTGCGGTCTTCACCCCCCCTGTCCATTACCTGGTACCAAAGTCCTGTTTCCGCATCCTGTACTGTCACAATTGCTTCACTCAACATATTCAAAATATCAATAATAGCCCCTCTGTCTTTATGATTAGCGGGTAAAAACTCCAGTACATCAACCAGGGCCATCATGTACCAGCCGGTTGCACGGCTCCAAAAGTGTTTCGATTGGCCCGTTTCGGGCACACACCAGCGTTGCTCGCGGCTTTCATCCCAGGCGTGGTATACCAGCCCCGTTGCTTCATCAAGTGTTTGTTTATACACTTCCTGCAACTGAAAAGTAACTTCGTCGAACCACTGTGGCTGATCAAACTCGAGTGCATAGCGTGTTAAAAACGGAGAAGCCATATACAAGCCATCCAACCACATTTGGTACGGGTATATTTTTTTATGCCAAAACCCTCCTGCATTGGTTCTTGGCTGCCCTTGCATTTGTTCTACCAGCGTTTCAATTCCGCGTTTGTACTTTTCGTCGCCAGTTGCTTTGTATAGTGTAATCATGCTGTTTCCCGGACGCACCCGATCGATATTATAATCCGACATTTTATGCCCGTCAATTTCTCCATCAGCATGCAAAAAATAGTCGATATATGCTTTCAAATAATCGCCATATTTAGCGTCAATATCTTTTAACTGATATACCGCATCGCCTAAAAA
Above is a genomic segment from uncultured Draconibacterium sp. containing:
- a CDS encoding DUF4861 family protein, whose translation is MKNLSLIITLLVVIVTACTNPKSKEKNIASAPLEVKKTQAYIGLKEGGEWKWVTKNNGNEQYEYQGGSFKSVSQLNVDEKHTDHSFDIQFEGPGWESDKIAYRIYLDWRNAIDIFGKKTDTTVLHSVGLDGFDSYHEVADWGVDVLKVGSSLGMGSVAFWDGEKAIGVEKTDSLFAKVKNDETKSEVAITYYGWEINNTKTTLQSTLAIEAGSYLTRYTHTLSETLPNLASGIVKHDNTEVKVFTDIKEGWTCLASFGVQTLQNDKLGMCVFVKTDQLIEHTSDSYSEVLVMKPENKELHYYFGAAWEQDASGVSSMDDFKALLVEQADFIQ
- a CDS encoding glycoside hydrolase family 88 protein translates to MRTTILLLFVVALMGCNSNQSKNKSEQPEPSWAVKFAESVLNEADSLIYYQREKPKYEYDYAFLGDAVYQLKDIDAKYGDYLKAYIDYFLHADGEIDGHKMSDYNIDRVRPGNSMITLYKATGDEKYKRGIETLVEQMQGQPRTNAGGFWHKKIYPYQMWLDGLYMASPFLTRYALEFDQPQWFDEVTFQLQEVYKQTLDEATGLVYHAWDESREQRWCVPETGQSKHFWSRATGWYMMALVDVLEFLPANHKDRGAIIDILNMLSEAIVTVQDAETGLWYQVMDRGGEDRNYLEASGSAMIIYAFAKGAKNEWLPEKYLEIANQSFDSLTKNLVETDDAGFVVLKNTCGACGLGGNPYREADYDYYVTEKKVDNDQKGVAPVILAAIELNK